In the genome of Helicobacter sp. MIT 05-5293, the window AGAATCCTCCAAAACCGGTGGTAATACGATCTCTATGAGAGGTTTAGGCTCTGCCTATACACTGATACTTATCGATGGCAAGCGGCAAAATGTCGCTCAAGGCTTTGACGCCAATGGTTTTAATGGTGTCCATTCTTCCTTTATGCCACCACCTGAAATGATTGAACGCATCGAAGTGATTCGTGGTCCTGCTTCTGTGATTTATGGCTCTGATGCGATGGGAGGGGTGATTAATATTATCACGAAAAAACACTCTAATAGAACAACTGCAGGTGTGCAACTTGAGACAGACTTATCCCAACACCCCAATACCTTTGGGAATCAATACGGGGCAAATGCTTACCTCACAACACCTTTGATTGAAAATGTGCTATCCCTTAATCTCCGCGGAGGTTATAAATATGGCGATCAAAATGCTTTTTACAAACCCGGCTTTGGTCCCGATAGCCCTACATATTGCAATGCTAAAAGTTGCTCTACCACCAATCCCTATCTTGGCTGGAGTGCCACAGGCTACACAAACTGGAATGCTGGAGGGCGGTTAAACTGGACACTTAACGAACACAATGACTTTTATATCGATACTGAACTCTTTTTCACGCGTCAAGGGACATTAAATACCTCATCTGATGGCTACACCGCTGTGAGAGAATTTTATAAGATTAATAGTGTCCTTAATCACGATGCAAACTATCACTGGGGGAAGCTCAATACCTATGCACAATACACCGAAACAATGATGTTTCCACATTTTGATAGTAGTCGATTGACAAGTGGTTGGGCTGGATTACAGCCGGGGTCATCACGAGGTGATGGTGTAAGATGGGACACTGGGACATACAATCGTGATGCAGTTTTTCAATCCACCTACAATAATGACTTTGACTTTGGCAAAGCGGGAGCATTGATCTTTAATGGTGGGTTGTATTATATGTATGAAAATCTCCAAACCACTTCTTCTAATAAGCATATGAATCAAGTCGCTATCTTTGCCGAGGGGGAATACCTTATCAATCGCTATGTGAGTGCGACACTAGGATTACGATACAATTATTCTGATATTTTTAACGCAATCCCTAATCCGCGATTCTATGTGAATTATAATCCTACCGATTGGCTGACTTTTAAAGCCGGTATAGCTACGGGGGTAAAAGTGCCACAGCTTAGCTATTTGTATGATGGTTACACTGTAAATTCCTCTACTAATGTTTATGTCTATGGAAATAAAGACTTAAAACCCGAGCAAAGCGTGAGCTATGAACTAAGTGCGATTTTAGACACTACACCTGCATTCATTATCCTCACAGGATTCTATACAGATTTTAATAACAAAATCTCAAGCGTAAGTGCACAAAATGATGAGACCGTCAATGGCATACAATGCACAAGTGGGGCAGGGTGCACCTTCTATCGTAATCTCGATAGTGCAATGGTTACAGGAGCAGAGGCGAGCCTCCAAACAAAACCATTCTATGGACTTACCCTTGATGCAAGCTATGGATTCACTTATAGCAAGACTTTAAAGGTATCTAATGCAAACCAACAATACCTAGTCGGCGAACCGGTTAATAATATCCCTAAGCATAAATTCACGATTAAGCCCAGCTACACATATAAGAATTTCAATGCTTACTTGCGCTGGACGGGGAATCTCCAAACGCCTACTTCTGCAGTCGCAGCTAGCTCTTTGGCAACAAGCGCAAGAGGACTAGTCGGGAAATACTATCGAAACTATCAGTTAGTAGATCTTGCTGCGACTTATAAGTTTAATAAAAACTACGCTTTAACTTTTGCAATCAATAATCTCTTTGATGTGAAGTTTTATGATGACTTGATTTCATATAATAGTGGCAGAGGCACAAGCTATATGAATCCCTACCAACGAATCCTCCCTGCTCGAAACTATTGGATTAGCTTTAAGGCGGATTGGTAAAATCTCCAAAGCCTTATGGCTTTTGGAGAACACCCATATTTTCGCATTTTCTCCGTTTTTTAAGATTTATTTTTTCTCATTTGGCCGTGCATCGACTATACTAAAACTCATCTGCAAAATCTCTTGATGCGATGTGATATAGGCATTAAGCGTCTGCAAATCAAGGGCTTTGATTGATTCTAACTCGCGTTTGTTGTAATCCAAAGGCAACCCACGAAAATAATACGAAAACTTCGCCCCTAGTCGTTGAGAAAGTGTCTCCTCACGCAATGGCTCACTGCCGAGCAAAAATGCTTTTGCGCTATCAAGCTCTTCTTGTGTCGCGCCATTTTTGACAAAGTCTGCTACGACTTCTTTAACGACTTTAATCGCTTCATCTTTATTCTCAAGCTGTGTTTGCAAATGTCCGCTTGTGTAATCCACCACACCCCCGACATTTACACGCATAGAAGCTGAATAAGCCAAGCCTTTTTTGACACGCACTTCTTCCATCATTCTTGAGCCAAAGCCAGAAGAGCCTAAAATAAAGCTCATCACCTTTGCGATATAGTTTTGCGACTGATCTGCGACATCAAAAGGTGAGCCAAAATACACAAAAGCTTGTTGTGTCGGTTTTGTAATCGTGATAGAATCCGCCTTATCGTGCGCCTTAAAAGAAAGTCGCGCTTTGGATTCACCCTTTGGCAAATGTGCTAAAGCCTTTTGTATTTGTTGCTTGAAAGCTTCTTCTTGCATATCGCCACCTGCGACAATGATAAGCCGACTAAGCACAAGATTGCGGTTCAAGTAATGCTCCACTTCTTTAAGACTAATCGCATTGATGCTTTCTTTATCACCTATCAATGGCTCTTGTATCGGTGTGTTTTTAAACAGAATCCGATTGAGATTCTCTTGTGCGACACTATCAAAATCATCTTGTTTGCGTGCGATTTTACTTTGTGTGCGGGTTTTGATTTTTTGCAAAGTATGGGGGGTGAGATTAGGATCGCTCAAAAGCTCCTTGAGTGATGCAAAAGCCATATCTTGATATTCGCTCAAGAATGAAAGGTTAAGGCTCAAAGTCTGTAATCCCGCACCTGCAGACAGACCAATCGCTTTAGATTCTAACTTTTGGGCAAATCCAACATTGCCGAGCGTTTTTGTGCCTTCATTAAGCATCTTTGCACTTAAAACGCCTAACCCTCTTTTTTCACCATCAGCCGCCCCGCCGACAAAAACGATTTGCACTTCACCCACAGGCAGAATCTTGCTGTGCTCAAAGATCAAAGGCACATCTACACCATTGATATTCACAGAACTTAACTTTGCTTCTTGTGCATTCATACAGCCTCCTATCCATAATAAACTTATCCCGATGAAAGTTAAAAATCGTTTCATACTAGAATCTCCTTGTTTAAATCTTAGAATCTCTCCAAAATTTCATAAGCGGTATTGCGTTTAGCGGGATATTCTTGCACATCTTTAATCAATTCAATCATTTCTTCTTGATTCATTGAGTTACACACGCCCGCCGATGAGACGACATTTTCTTCCATCATTGTAGAACCCAAATCATTTGCCCCAAAAAGTAAGGCAAGTTGTCCAATATATGAACCTTGCGTAACCCAAGAGCTTTGAATATTTCTAAAATTATCCAAATAAATCCGACTGCACGCTAAAAGCCTCAAATACCGATTCGATGAAGCCTTGTGAATATGGGGCATTTCTTTTTGCAGAGGTGTATTATCCGGCTGAAAACTCCACAAAATAAAAGCACGAAAACCTTGATACTCATCTTGAAGTTGGCGCAAACAATCCCAATGCGCCACAATATCTTCATCATTTTCGACACTGCCAAACATCATTGTTGCGGTGCTTTTCATACCGATTTTATGCGCTTCACGATGCACTTCTAGCCATTCTCGTGTGTCAAGTTTTTTAGGAGCAATCACATCACGCACACGATCACTTAGAATCTCCGCGCCCGCGCCCGGAATAGAAGAAAGACCTGCTTTTTGAAGACGTTTTAAAACTTCAGGGATAGAAATGTGTGATACTTTTGCGATATAATTAACCTCAATCGCTGAAAAACCATGTATAGTGATCATTGGGTATTTTTTTGCGATATGTGAGACAAGCTCTTCATACCATTCGATTTTGAGTTTTGGGTGCACGCCCCCTTGAAAGAGAATCTGCGTCCCACCGATACTCAAAAGCTCTTCGATTTTGGCATCAATTTCATCAAAGCTCAAGATATACACACCATCTTGATCGATTTTGCGCTTAAACGCACAAAATTTACAATCCACCCAGCAGATATTAGTATAATTAATATTTCTATCCACGACAAAAGTCGTAATTTTATCTGCGTGGAGCTTTGCTTTAACTGCATTTGCCATAACGCCTAATTCTCTTAAACTCGCATTTTTCATCAAATCGAGAATCTCATCATTACTCACACGCTTTGCAAGATCAATCTTTGCACTCACTTTTTTACTCCTTAAAATAACAATGTTAAAATCTAGAATCTTCTTAGAATCTCGTCCCCATTGTAAATTCAAATCGTGAAGTCCGATCGTTGGGTTGGGGATTGATAGGTTGAGGGAAAACAAGCACAATAGGACCCATTGGGCTTACCCACTCGATAGCTACACCCCACGAAGAACGCGTAACATCAGTGAGCCTTGCTTCACCAATCATACCATAATCAAAGAAGAAAGCCACGCGCATTTGAGCCTTTTCCAAAAGCCCATAGCTTAACTCAAACGAATGCGTCATCATATAATTCCCCCCGATACGAATCTGCCCGGTTTCATCTCTAGGTGTCAAAGAGCTGACTTGATAACCTCTTACGCTTGAAATCCCCCCCATATAAAACTTACTTGTGATAGGCACATAACCTTCATCGATAATCGCTCCTGCTTGTGCCTTGTAACGCGCAATCAAGTCAATGCTCAAAAGACTTTTAAGATGATAATATAATGCCGCCTTGCCATAGATTTTTGTAAATTTTTCATCGCCACCAAGCCCTGCTTGTTCGATATATGCGGAGACAATCGCGCCATTTTTAGGGAAATAATAGTCATCGGTATTGTCAAAATACAGACTCGGGCTAATGGAGCTTTTCAAAGGTCTGTCAATCGTAAAATACTTTTTGTAAAGGCTTTCAAGACTAGCATTATAATAATCCAAAATACCTGTGGTTGAAAGCGTATAACCTAAAGATGCACGCAAAGTGTTGGTAAGCAATCGTCCGCCTGTGATTGAAAAACCTGTCGTTTGTTCGCGATAATCCCAATTCCAATACAATGAGTGATACCCGCTAAATGACATGCTGTATTTGCTATCAAGCACGCGAGGATTGCTCAATGTGAGATTCACAAGCTGCCTTCGATAACTCCAATCCGCATAGATTTGCGCACTTTGCCCTGTGCCGAAGAGATTCCTTTCTCTGATAGAGGCATTCACCATAAGCTTATCATAGCTCCCATAGCCTAGCCCAACCATAAATTCCCCTGTGCGTGCTTCTTCCACGCTCACAAGCAAATCAAGAGAATCTTCACTCACACGCCTTTCTTCAATCTTGACTTTATCAAAATATCCCAACCGCCTTAGCGCATTTTCAGATTCTGCAAGAGAAGAAAGCTTATAGGTATCACCGGGTGCTAATAGCAACTCACGCCGAATGATTCTATCAGCTGTGCGCGCATTGCCTGATATGAGGACATCATTAATCTTGACTTTTTGTCCTACTTGTATCAGATAAATCACTTTCACGGTAGAATCTTCAGCATTCTTATCAAGATCCGGATTCACACGCACAAAGGCATAACCCAAATCCGCAATCTTTTGTCGGATAATCTCTACATCAGCTCGCACTTCCTCGATATTGAAATAAACTCCCTCTTTGACTTTTAAGGCTTTACGCAACGCCTCTTCTTCAATCACAGGGACATGCAGCACAATTTGTATGCTTGACACTTTATAACGCTCACCCTCTGTAATCTTGTAATACAGATTCGCTGTGTAGTCATTAAGATTCGCATCAAGGAATGCTTGAGAAACACTTGCATCAAGAAAACCTTTGCGCATATAGGCATCTTGAATCCGCATACCATCAAATTCTAACTCTGCTAATTTGAGCTTACCATCATTGCGTCCCCACATCCAGCCCATAAATTGTTTTGCGCGGTTGGCACTAAGCTCTTCTAAATCTTTGACTTTAAGCTTCTCACGCCCATCATATTGGGCTTTTTTAATCACAATGTTTTCACCTTGATTGACATTAAGAGTGATTGCGTAGGCATTATCCCCGACTTCTGCAATATCAGATTCTACCACCGTCCCATAATAACCTTGATATTCTAAAATTGTCTTGATGATAACTTTAGCCCGATCAAGCTTGACTTCATCGTAACTATCGCCCTTTTTAATGCCAATTTGCGAATAAAGCGTTTCTTTTTCTTGCTCACTTCCATAGCCTTTAATTTCAACACTTGCAATCAAAGGCTTTTGCTTGAAATAAAAAACCAAGACACCATCGCTAAAATCAACATAAATATCTTCAAAATATCCTTGCGCATAAAAAGCTCTAACCGCCTTGTCGATTTTTTCAATATCAAATTCATCGCCTACCTTGATACGAGCAATCTCATCGGCTAAAACATTAGAAATAGAGGAGCTGCCTTGATATTTAATGTCGCGGATTTCTTGTGCTTCACCCACACTCCACACTCCAAGTAACAGCAACAATACAAACAAATAGATTTGTTTCATTAAAATTCACCCTCTCAAGAATAAATCGTGATTATATTAGAAATTACTTAATAACCTATCTCATAATTATAAAAATTTTTGCAAAGTATTTGCTTGCGCCATAAATGCCTCTAAACCTTCCCAATCTTCTCCCTCAATAAATTCCTTTGCTTCGGTGAGTTTATCTTGAAAATACGCGATTGAATGGAGCACATTTTCTTTGTTTTGCTTGAAAATGTCTTTCCACATCGCCGGTGAGCTTTTGGAAAGTCGGCTCATTGATCGGAATCCACCTCCTACCAAAGCCAAAATCGTTTGAGGATCTTCTTGCGCAAGCACAGCATTTGCAAGAGCATAGCTGATAATATGTGGCATATGAGAAATAAGGGCAATATGTTTATCGTGCGAAATACTATCCATTTTGACGATCTTCATACCAATAGCGATAAAAAGATCTTTAGCGAGTTCAGCTTGATATGCCCCACTTTGTTCTAAATCTGTCAAAATCACGATACTATCATGATAAAGCGTATCAAACGCTGCCTTAGGTCCAAAAAACTCCGTCCCACACATCGGGTGTGCGCCCACAAACAAAGAGCGCAAAGCAGGGGAGATAGAATGATTGATTTGAGATTTTGTCCCGCCAAGATCAATAATCGTTGTGTTTGGATTCACACATTCTGCGTCAATCTCTGATAGAATCTTGACGATTCCATCAACAGGCACAGCTAAAAAAATCACATCGCATTTGAAAATCTCTTGCAAGCTTACGCATTCATCAACAAGTCCCAAAGAAAGAGCTTGTTGCAAATGAATCGGATTAATATCATAGCCCAAGATTCGCTCAAATCGTTGTGTCTTTTTGAGTGCCAAGCCCATTGAGCCTCCCATCAAGCCCAATCCTACAATTCCCACTTTCATCATACAATCCTTTACTTGATAATTTAAAATTCTTAAAACCTTATGTGTTCCTAAGCCTTGCTAAAGCAGCAATCAATACACTCGCACTTTCGCTGCGTAAGATCAACTGATCATTAGAGGTGATAACTTTTGAGAATCTAGCCCGTTCCTGCGCACTAAATCCTCCTTCTGCACCAATCATCACACGCAAATATGGCAAAGTCGTAAAATCTACTTCCTTAATGTCATTTCCTCCAAAATCAAAAGCATAAAAATCCTGATAAATCTCGCAAACTTGCGCAAAATCTTTCAGCATTTCTATCTTCATCAAATGGCTTCGTCCGCATTGTTGGCAAGAATTAATCAGAATCTTGTGCATACGCTCCAAAGAAAGCTTAAATTGACGCTGGGAATAATCAGCATAGAAAAAACTGATTTGGGACACACCCAACTCATTGAGCATAGGGAGTGTTTTTTCAATCACTTTTGGCTCAATAATTGCCCACAATAAATGCACACCACCCTTGTAAGTCGGCGATTCTCTTTGTCCTTGTTTAAGCAAAATCGCTTTTTTGGGCTGAATCTCTGCAATACAATAAGTATAAAGATTCTCATCTCTCAAATGTCGCAAAGCAAGATTTTCACCTTGTTTTGCTCGTCTGACTTTGATAAGATAAGAAAAGGCTTCTCCATCAAGCGTGATTGATTCTTCGCCTGCACAAGAGTGATACAAAAACTGCATTTACACAATCGCAAAAAGCAAGATAAAAAAGAATAAATCAATGCTGTATAATATCCGACAGAATCTCACATATCCGAGCATCGCCTCTCTGTTCGTGCGTCTAGCGACTTTGAGAATCTTGAAGCGAAATATCTCTCCGATAAACACAAACACACAAAAAGTCATCATTGCAATAACGCTAAGCTTTAAACCAATATTACCAAAAATCCAGATATTAATGCCACTTAAAATACTTACAGACAACAAAAAGAAAATGATGGGTGTAACAAACCACATCTTTTTCACCATTCCCGCAAGATTCTCTGCGGACAAAAATACAATCAAAAGATTAGCCACAAAAGGCAAAGCAAAAAAAGCAGTAAAAATTTTGTGATAAGAAAGCAAACTGATGTAAGTATCTTGTAAAACAAGGGTTTCAAATTCCATATATACTCCTAATTGAATGAAAATTTAACTATGATTATTTAATATAAAGCAATCCTTAATCTTGATTAACTTTAGTAGTTTATTATCACTAAAAATTTTAAACTCTGCTATTAAAAAGGATTCTCTATCAAATCACAGGCTGTTATTTTACTCAATATGGGAGGTCCGGGGAGTATTTTCGAAATCGAATCTTTCCTCAAAAGGATATTTAATGACCCTTTAATCTTAAATATCAAGAGTGAGTTTGGACGCAAAATGCTTGCAAATTTCATCACTCATCAACGACTAGATGAAGTGAAAAAAAATTACCAACTCATCGGAGGCAAATCACCTATTATTGAACACACGCTCAAAATCACCCAACGCCTTAATGAAATTGATTCTGAACGCTTTTATACTTATGCGATGCGCTACACTGCACCCTTTGCCTATGATGTTTTAGATGACATCAAAAAACAAGGTTTTGAATCTGTGATTCTTTTTAGTATGTATCCGCAATTTTGCCACAGCACGATTTATTCTTCAATCGTTGATGCAAAAAATGCACTAAAGTCGCTTGATTTTCACCCACAGCTTCGTATTGTCAGTGATTACGCTACTCACCCTGCATACATTCAATGTGCGGTGCAAAAAATCAAAGAATCTTTAGGCAACGACAACCCTCAAGATTTCTCACTTCTTCTCTCCGCGCACAGCCTCCCTTTGTCGCGTATCAAACAAGGTGATCCTTATCAAAACGAATGCGAAGCAAACCTCAAAGCAATCCAAGAATCTCTCGAACAAGAAAATATCCATTTTAAAAAGATTCTCCTTGCCTATCAATCCAAAGTCGGTATGATGAAATGGCTAGGACCAAGCACACAAGAAACCTTAAACAAATACAAAAAACACAAATTGATTCTGTATCCACTTTCTTTCACGGTGGATAATTCAGAGACAATTTATGAGCTTTGTATCCAATATGCTAATTTAGCGCGTGAGCTTGGTGTCCCTGAATATCGTGTGTGCAAATGTTTTAATGATGATGAAATGTTTATCCAAGCAATTTTGCGCATCATTAGCGAACATATACAAGATTCTCATTCCCACAAAAGCGAGGTTTAAATGAAAAAAAAAATATTTTCTAGCGTATTGTTTGTAAGTTTGCTACTTTGTATCAATGGTTGTGATAATGAAGAAGTAAAAGTCTCAAGCGGCACAAACCTCACACAGGAGCATATTCAACAAGCCGAGAATCTCGACAAAAAAAGCTATCAAGGCTTAG includes:
- the bamA gene encoding outer membrane protein assembly factor BamA, whose protein sequence is MKQIYLFVLLLLLGVWSVGEAQEIRDIKYQGSSSISNVLADEIARIKVGDEFDIEKIDKAVRAFYAQGYFEDIYVDFSDGVLVFYFKQKPLIASVEIKGYGSEQEKETLYSQIGIKKGDSYDEVKLDRAKVIIKTILEYQGYYGTVVESDIAEVGDNAYAITLNVNQGENIVIKKAQYDGREKLKVKDLEELSANRAKQFMGWMWGRNDGKLKLAELEFDGMRIQDAYMRKGFLDASVSQAFLDANLNDYTANLYYKITEGERYKVSSIQIVLHVPVIEEEALRKALKVKEGVYFNIEEVRADVEIIRQKIADLGYAFVRVNPDLDKNAEDSTVKVIYLIQVGQKVKINDVLISGNARTADRIIRRELLLAPGDTYKLSSLAESENALRRLGYFDKVKIEERRVSEDSLDLLVSVEEARTGEFMVGLGYGSYDKLMVNASIRERNLFGTGQSAQIYADWSYRRQLVNLTLSNPRVLDSKYSMSFSGYHSLYWNWDYREQTTGFSITGGRLLTNTLRASLGYTLSTTGILDYYNASLESLYKKYFTIDRPLKSSISPSLYFDNTDDYYFPKNGAIVSAYIEQAGLGGDEKFTKIYGKAALYYHLKSLLSIDLIARYKAQAGAIIDEGYVPITSKFYMGGISSVRGYQVSSLTPRDETGQIRIGGNYMMTHSFELSYGLLEKAQMRVAFFFDYGMIGEARLTDVTRSSWGVAIEWVSPMGPIVLVFPQPINPQPNDRTSRFEFTMGTRF
- the hemH gene encoding ferrochelatase encodes the protein MLLNMGGPGSIFEIESFLKRIFNDPLILNIKSEFGRKMLANFITHQRLDEVKKNYQLIGGKSPIIEHTLKITQRLNEIDSERFYTYAMRYTAPFAYDVLDDIKKQGFESVILFSMYPQFCHSTIYSSIVDAKNALKSLDFHPQLRIVSDYATHPAYIQCAVQKIKESLGNDNPQDFSLLLSAHSLPLSRIKQGDPYQNECEANLKAIQESLEQENIHFKKILLAYQSKVGMMKWLGPSTQETLNKYKKHKLILYPLSFTVDNSETIYELCIQYANLARELGVPEYRVCKCFNDDEMFIQAILRIISEHIQDSHSHKSEV
- a CDS encoding dehypoxanthine futalosine cyclase, with translation MSAKIDLAKRVSNDEILDLMKNASLRELGVMANAVKAKLHADKITTFVVDRNINYTNICWVDCKFCAFKRKIDQDGVYILSFDEIDAKIEELLSIGGTQILFQGGVHPKLKIEWYEELVSHIAKKYPMITIHGFSAIEVNYIAKVSHISIPEVLKRLQKAGLSSIPGAGAEILSDRVRDVIAPKKLDTREWLEVHREAHKIGMKSTATMMFGSVENDEDIVAHWDCLRQLQDEYQGFRAFILWSFQPDNTPLQKEMPHIHKASSNRYLRLLACSRIYLDNFRNIQSSWVTQGSYIGQLALLFGANDLGSTMMEENVVSSAGVCNSMNQEEMIELIKDVQEYPAKRNTAYEILERF
- a CDS encoding 16S rRNA (uracil(1498)-N(3))-methyltransferase — translated: MQFLYHSCAGEESITLDGEAFSYLIKVRRAKQGENLALRHLRDENLYTYCIAEIQPKKAILLKQGQRESPTYKGGVHLLWAIIEPKVIEKTLPMLNELGVSQISFFYADYSQRQFKLSLERMHKILINSCQQCGRSHLMKIEMLKDFAQVCEIYQDFYAFDFGGNDIKEVDFTTLPYLRVMIGAEGGFSAQERARFSKVITSNDQLILRSESASVLIAALARLRNT
- a CDS encoding TonB-dependent receptor; amino-acid sequence: ESSKTGGNTISMRGLGSAYTLILIDGKRQNVAQGFDANGFNGVHSSFMPPPEMIERIEVIRGPASVIYGSDAMGGVINIITKKHSNRTTAGVQLETDLSQHPNTFGNQYGANAYLTTPLIENVLSLNLRGGYKYGDQNAFYKPGFGPDSPTYCNAKSCSTTNPYLGWSATGYTNWNAGGRLNWTLNEHNDFYIDTELFFTRQGTLNTSSDGYTAVREFYKINSVLNHDANYHWGKLNTYAQYTETMMFPHFDSSRLTSGWAGLQPGSSRGDGVRWDTGTYNRDAVFQSTYNNDFDFGKAGALIFNGGLYYMYENLQTTSSNKHMNQVAIFAEGEYLINRYVSATLGLRYNYSDIFNAIPNPRFYVNYNPTDWLTFKAGIATGVKVPQLSYLYDGYTVNSSTNVYVYGNKDLKPEQSVSYELSAILDTTPAFIILTGFYTDFNNKISSVSAQNDETVNGIQCTSGAGCTFYRNLDSAMVTGAEASLQTKPFYGLTLDASYGFTYSKTLKVSNANQQYLVGEPVNNIPKHKFTIKPSYTYKNFNAYLRWTGNLQTPTSAVAASSLATSARGLVGKYYRNYQLVDLAATYKFNKNYALTFAINNLFDVKFYDDLISYNSGRGTSYMNPYQRILPARNYWISFKADW
- a CDS encoding pitrilysin family protein, with amino-acid sequence MKRFLTFIGISLLWIGGCMNAQEAKLSSVNINGVDVPLIFEHSKILPVGEVQIVFVGGAADGEKRGLGVLSAKMLNEGTKTLGNVGFAQKLESKAIGLSAGAGLQTLSLNLSFLSEYQDMAFASLKELLSDPNLTPHTLQKIKTRTQSKIARKQDDFDSVAQENLNRILFKNTPIQEPLIGDKESINAISLKEVEHYLNRNLVLSRLIIVAGGDMQEEAFKQQIQKALAHLPKGESKARLSFKAHDKADSITITKPTQQAFVYFGSPFDVADQSQNYIAKVMSFILGSSGFGSRMMEEVRVKKGLAYSASMRVNVGGVVDYTSGHLQTQLENKDEAIKVVKEVVADFVKNGATQEELDSAKAFLLGSEPLREETLSQRLGAKFSYYFRGLPLDYNKRELESIKALDLQTLNAYITSHQEILQMSFSIVDARPNEKK
- a CDS encoding prephenate dehydrogenase — encoded protein: MKVGIVGLGLMGGSMGLALKKTQRFERILGYDINPIHLQQALSLGLVDECVSLQEIFKCDVIFLAVPVDGIVKILSEIDAECVNPNTTIIDLGGTKSQINHSISPALRSLFVGAHPMCGTEFFGPKAAFDTLYHDSIVILTDLEQSGAYQAELAKDLFIAIGMKIVKMDSISHDKHIALISHMPHIISYALANAVLAQEDPQTILALVGGGFRSMSRLSKSSPAMWKDIFKQNKENVLHSIAYFQDKLTEAKEFIEGEDWEGLEAFMAQANTLQKFL